The Carassius carassius chromosome 9, fCarCar2.1, whole genome shotgun sequence genome includes a region encoding these proteins:
- the nme3 gene encoding nucleoside diphosphate kinase 3 — protein sequence MIILCLTIFANIFKTGWTGTNERTFIAVKPDGVQRRLVGEIILRFERKGFKLVGMKLLQASEEQLRQHYRDLREKPFYGGLVKYMSSGPIVAMVWQGLDVVKTCRKMLGETNPADSLPGTIKGDYCIEVGRNVIHGSDSVESAQREISMWFEHHELFCWEECNEHWIYA from the exons ATGATCATACTTTGCTTAACGATATTTGCGAACATTTTCAAGACTG GATGGACTGGCACAAACGAGCGCACATTCATCGCAGTGAAGCCAGATGGAGTTCAGCGCAGACTGGTGGGTGAGATCATCCTCCGCTTTGAGCGCAAGGGTTTCAAACTGGTCGGCATGAAGCTCCTGCAG GCATCAGAGGAGCAGCTCAGACAGCACTATAGGGACCTGAGGGAGAAGCCGTTCTACGGTGGCTTGGTCAAATACATGAGCTCTGGACCCATTGTTGCAATG GTCTGGCAAGGGCTGGATGTGGTAAAAACTTGCAGAAAGATGCTTGGAGAGACAAACCCAGCAGACTCTCTCCCTGGCACTATCAAAGGAGACTATTGCATTGAAGTGGGCAG GAATGTGATTCACGGCAGTGATTCAGTTGAAAGTGCTCAGAGAGAGATCTCAATGTGGTTCGAGCATCATGAGTTGTTCTGCTGGGAAGAATGCAATGAGCACTGGATCTATGCTTGA
- the LOC132149017 gene encoding SPRY domain-containing SOCS box protein 3-like yields MSRRSRNSRAWRYVWSGIRRDADARALVLASENDEWGFDRQQYSDSDSEAEYPAIVPAVPSAVPVTGESYCSCDSQMELSCTPRLRGYTHMRDCHCGEDDQDFDWVWDEGSRSSATLLSSENRKVSFHSEYSCGTAAIRGSKELSEGQHFWEIKMTSPVYGTDMMVGIGTSDVNLDKYRHTFCSLLGKDEDSWGLSYTGLLHHNGDKVSFSSRFGQGSIIGVHLDTWHGTLTFYKNRKCIGVAATEMKNKRVFPMACSTAAKSSMKVIRSVSAATSLQYLCCSRLRRLLPSGVDALRVLPLPPGLRHLLHSKLGWVLSLDHTHMHSNTHIPPGPSSGSDSEGCSSDPEACQRKRCRWT; encoded by the exons ATGTCAAGGCGGAGCAGAAACAGCAGGGCATGGAGGTACGTGTGGAGTGGAATCCGACGGGATGCAGACGCAAGAGCGTTGGTGCTTGCCTCTGAGAATGACGAGTGGGGTTTTGATCGTCAACAG TACAGTGACTCTGATTCTGAAGCCGAGTATCCAGCCATCGTTCCGGCGGTTCCGAGCGCGGTGCCTGTAACCGGAGAGTCATACTGCAGCTGTGATTCACAGATGGAGCTCAGCTGTACCCCACGGCTCCGGGGTTACACACACATGCGAGACTGCCACTGTGGAGAAGATGACCAAG ATTTTGACTGGGTGTGGGATGAGGGCAGCCGGTCGTCTGCTACGCTGCTGAGCAGTGAGAACAGGAAAGTGAGCTTCCACTCGGAGTATAGCTGTGGAACGGCAGCCATTCGCGGCTCCAAAGAACTCTCAGAGGGACAGCACTTCTGGGAGATTAAAATGACTTCCCCTGTCTACGGCACAGACATG aTGGTTGGTATTGGCACATCAGACGTGAATCTGGACAAATATAGACACACGTTCTGCAGCCTGCTGGGAAAAGATGAAGACAGCTGGGGTTTATCATATACAG GTCTGTTACATCATAACGGTGATAAAGTGAGCTTTTCGTCACGTTTTGGACAGGGTTCCATTATTGGTGTTCACTTGGACACTTGGCACGGCACCCTCACCTTCTACAAAAACCGCAAGTGCATCG GTGTAGCAGCTACAGAGATGAAGAATAAGCGCGTTTTTCCGATGGCGTGTTCCACTGCTGCCAAAAGCAGCATGAAAGTGATTCGCTCGGTCTCCGCTGCCACCTCTCTACAGTACCTGTGTTGCTCACGCCTCCGCAGGCTGCTCCCGTCTGGAGTCGATGCCCTGCGGGTCCTGCCCCTGCCGCCCGGCCTCAGACACCTTCTTCACTCCAAACTGGGATGGGTGTTAAGCTTGGATCATACGCACATGCACTCGAACACACACATCCCACCAGGACCCTCCTCGGGCAGTGACTCTGAGGGCTgctcctcagaccccgaggcctgCCAGCGGAAACGTTGCCGCTGGACCTGA
- the LOC132149018 gene encoding V-type proton ATPase 16 kDa proteolipid subunit c-like has translation MSAQSPQYAPFFAVMGASAAMVFSALGAAYGTAKSGTGIAAMSVMRPELIMKSIIPVVMAGIIAIYGLVVAVLIANNMSADITLFKSFLHLGAGLSVGLSGLAAGFAIGIVGDAGVRGTAQQPRLFVGMILILIFAEVLGLYGLIVALILSTKG, from the exons ATGTCCGCCCAGAGCCCCCAGTACGCTCCCTTCTTCGCAGTGATGGGTGCCTCGGCAGCAATGGTGTTCAGTG CATTGGGCGCTGCGTATGGGACGGCCAAGAGTGGCACAGGCATTGCTGCCATGTCTGTGATGCGGCCGGAGCTGATCATGAAGTCCATCATTCCCGTGGTCATGGCGGGTATCATCGCCATCTACGGCCTGGTGGTGGCTGTACTTATTGCCAACAACATGTCTGCCGATATCACGCTCTTCAA GAGTTTCTTGCACCTGGGTGCCGGGCTGAGCGTGGGTCTGAGTGGTCTCGCAGCGGGCTTCGCCATTGGTATCGTGGGAGATGCAGGAGTGAGGGGCACAGCCCAGCAGCCTCGCCTGTTCGTGGGGATGATCCTTATCCTCATTTTCGCTGAGGTTCTGGGGCTCTACGGGCTAATTGTCGCTCTTATCCTGTCCACCAAGGGTTAA